From the Streptomyces syringium genome, one window contains:
- a CDS encoding DUF3027 domain-containing protein: MRSRTPDRLCAEAVELARTAAEEAALPGMVGEHVEVAADGDRVVTHYFACKDPGYRGWRWAVTVTRASRAKAVTLDETVLLPGPDALLAPEWVPWSERLRPGDMGPGDLLPTEADDLRLEPGWTGEDVPPPNSAVSEEMAELAEAEDADVTAGPPSAQPTTPLRGTIASVAEELGLRRARVLSRYGLHTAADRWDETHGAKTPMAQAAPASCESCGFLARIGGSLGQAFGVCANEFGPADGHVVSLAYGCGGHSEAAVMPKPPRPSEPVIDDSLVDPLPLRQAESSEDESSEDDLGHA, translated from the coding sequence ATGCGAAGCCGTACCCCGGACCGCCTGTGCGCCGAGGCGGTCGAACTCGCCCGTACGGCGGCCGAGGAGGCCGCGCTGCCCGGGATGGTCGGCGAGCACGTCGAGGTCGCCGCCGACGGGGACCGCGTCGTCACCCACTACTTCGCCTGCAAGGACCCCGGGTACCGCGGCTGGCGCTGGGCCGTCACCGTGACCCGGGCCTCCCGCGCCAAGGCCGTCACCCTCGACGAGACGGTGCTGCTGCCGGGCCCCGACGCCCTCCTGGCACCCGAATGGGTGCCCTGGAGCGAGCGGCTGCGCCCCGGCGACATGGGACCGGGCGACCTGCTGCCCACCGAGGCCGACGATCTGCGCCTGGAGCCGGGCTGGACCGGTGAGGACGTCCCGCCGCCGAACTCCGCCGTCTCCGAGGAGATGGCCGAGCTCGCCGAGGCGGAGGACGCCGACGTCACGGCCGGCCCGCCCTCCGCGCAGCCCACCACGCCGCTGCGCGGCACGATCGCGTCGGTCGCCGAGGAGCTCGGCCTGCGCCGTGCCCGCGTCCTCTCCCGCTACGGCCTGCACACCGCGGCCGACCGCTGGGACGAGACGCACGGCGCCAAGACCCCCATGGCCCAGGCGGCCCCCGCGTCCTGCGAGAGCTGCGGCTTCCTGGCCCGTATCGGCGGCTCCCTGGGCCAGGCGTTCGGCGTCTGCGCCAATGAATTCGGCCCGGCGGACGGCCACGTCGTCTCCCTCGCCTACGGCTGCGGAGGCCACTCCGAGGCCGCGGTCATGCCGAAGCCGCCGCGGCCGTCGGAGCCGGTGATCGACGATTCGCTGGTGGACCCGTTGCCTTTGCGGCAGGCGGAGTCCTCGGAGGACGAGTCGTCGGAGGACGACCTCGGGCACGCCTGA